A portion of the Labilithrix sp. genome contains these proteins:
- the queA gene encoding tRNA preQ1(34) S-adenosylmethionine ribosyltransferase-isomerase QueA: protein MRASAFAYDLPPELIAQEPAPERDAARLMVVGDALEHARIAELASFVPRGSLVVVNDTKVIRARIVGTKESGGKAEVFLVRRLADGTWQAMTKASKPMRPGTRVTSGPLVVTIEGREPNDGLFLVRLAATSGTLDEALAAGARMPLPPYIKRTPTEADEARYQTVFAKTDGAVAAPTAGLHLTEALLARLRDERGCEVDACTLHVGLGTFQPVTTEDLDDHAMHSEPFVVTPSLAASVARARERGAPVLAIGTTVVRALESAATEGGHVRACAEETRILIQPGYRFRVVDRLLTNFHLPESTLLALVSAFAGTERVLAAYRAAVAARYRFFSYGDAMLLSRAEAA, encoded by the coding sequence ATGCGGGCCTCCGCCTTCGCGTACGACTTGCCGCCCGAGCTCATCGCGCAGGAGCCCGCGCCCGAACGCGACGCCGCGCGCCTCATGGTCGTCGGCGACGCGCTCGAGCACGCGCGCATCGCGGAGCTCGCGTCGTTCGTGCCGCGCGGGAGCCTCGTCGTCGTGAACGACACGAAGGTCATCCGCGCGCGCATCGTCGGGACGAAGGAGAGCGGCGGCAAGGCGGAGGTGTTCCTCGTGCGCCGGCTCGCCGACGGCACGTGGCAAGCGATGACGAAGGCGTCGAAGCCGATGCGCCCCGGCACGCGCGTCACGAGCGGACCGCTCGTCGTGACGATCGAGGGGCGCGAGCCGAACGACGGGCTCTTCCTCGTGCGCCTCGCGGCGACGAGCGGCACGCTCGACGAGGCCCTCGCCGCGGGGGCGCGCATGCCGCTCCCGCCGTACATCAAGCGGACGCCGACGGAGGCGGACGAGGCGCGCTACCAGACCGTGTTCGCCAAGACCGACGGCGCCGTCGCGGCGCCCACGGCGGGGCTGCACCTGACCGAAGCGCTCCTCGCCCGGCTCCGCGACGAGCGCGGCTGCGAGGTCGATGCATGCACGTTGCATGTCGGGCTCGGCACCTTCCAGCCGGTGACGACGGAAGACCTCGACGATCACGCGATGCACAGCGAGCCCTTCGTCGTGACGCCCTCGCTCGCGGCGAGCGTCGCGCGCGCACGCGAGCGCGGCGCCCCCGTGCTCGCGATCGGCACCACCGTCGTGCGCGCCCTCGAGTCGGCCGCGACGGAGGGCGGCCACGTGCGCGCGTGCGCGGAGGAGACGCGCATCCTCATCCAGCCCGGCTACCGCTTCCGCGTCGTCGATCGCCTGCTCACCAACTTCCACCTCCCGGAGTCCACCCTGCTCGCCCTCGTCTCTGCGTTCGCCGGCACCGAACGCGTCCTCGCGGCGTACCGCGCCGCCGTCGCCGCGCGCTACCGCTTCTTCTCCTACGGCGACGCGATGCTGCTCTCGCGCGCGGAGGCCGCATGA